Proteins encoded together in one Rubripirellula reticaptiva window:
- a CDS encoding sulfatase family protein, producing the protein MVLLGCFATARAEDALPNIVFILADDMGYGDVQCLNPDRGKIATPKMDRLAEQGMTFTDAHTTSSVCTPTRYGILTGRYNWRTQLQKSVLYGFDKPLIDESRMTIAGFLKKHGYNTAAIGKWHLGLDMPTIDGKPIEGNNPANVDWDQPVKNGPVTRGFDYYFGISASLDMPPYIYIENDRFVGKATATKAFMRKGPAEPDFEAIDVLPMIGKKAAEFIAKQDASKPFFAYIPFASPHTPILPSKQWQGKSSLGKYGDFVMQTDAVIGEIVEAIDKAGFADNTLVIVTSDNGCSKAAGIKELEAMGHFPSGNLRGSKADLWDGGHRVPFIVRWPSVVKPGSTSDQLICQADLMATAADIIGEQVPDGAGEDSVSFKPALSGQPIVSTRAGLVHHSISGHFAYRQGKWKLLLAKGSGGWSSPNERQAKDRAEAQLYDMESDLGEANNLYASEPEVVERLLQQLTADVERGRSTDGPASANDVEQINLWKSR; encoded by the coding sequence ATGGTGCTGTTGGGCTGTTTCGCAACTGCCCGTGCCGAAGACGCCCTGCCCAACATTGTTTTCATACTTGCTGACGATATGGGGTACGGCGACGTCCAGTGTTTGAATCCCGATAGAGGGAAGATCGCGACTCCGAAGATGGATCGTTTGGCCGAGCAAGGCATGACCTTCACCGACGCTCATACGACTTCGTCGGTCTGCACACCGACGCGATACGGCATCCTGACCGGTCGCTACAACTGGCGGACTCAGTTGCAGAAAAGCGTGTTGTACGGATTCGACAAGCCATTGATTGACGAGAGTCGAATGACGATCGCCGGCTTCCTCAAGAAACACGGATACAACACCGCCGCGATCGGAAAATGGCACTTGGGTTTAGACATGCCAACGATTGATGGCAAGCCGATCGAAGGAAACAATCCAGCCAACGTCGATTGGGACCAGCCAGTCAAGAATGGTCCGGTGACACGAGGATTCGATTACTACTTTGGCATTTCGGCGTCGTTGGACATGCCGCCATACATCTACATCGAAAACGATCGGTTCGTCGGCAAGGCGACTGCGACTAAAGCCTTCATGCGGAAAGGGCCAGCGGAACCCGACTTCGAGGCGATCGATGTGTTGCCCATGATTGGTAAGAAAGCAGCAGAGTTTATTGCCAAACAAGACGCGTCGAAGCCGTTCTTCGCTTACATCCCCTTCGCTTCGCCTCACACACCGATCTTGCCGTCCAAGCAATGGCAAGGGAAGAGTTCGCTTGGCAAGTACGGTGACTTCGTCATGCAGACCGACGCTGTCATTGGCGAGATTGTCGAAGCCATCGACAAAGCAGGATTCGCCGACAACACGCTCGTGATCGTGACCAGCGACAATGGATGTAGTAAAGCAGCGGGCATCAAAGAATTGGAAGCGATGGGGCATTTCCCGAGTGGCAACTTGCGAGGCTCGAAAGCCGACTTGTGGGACGGCGGGCATCGAGTGCCGTTCATTGTTCGCTGGCCTAGCGTGGTCAAGCCAGGTTCGACCAGCGATCAATTGATTTGCCAGGCGGACTTGATGGCAACCGCCGCCGACATCATCGGTGAACAAGTTCCCGATGGAGCTGGCGAAGACAGTGTTAGCTTCAAGCCGGCGCTCTCTGGCCAGCCGATCGTTTCGACACGTGCGGGGCTCGTTCACCATTCCATCAGCGGCCATTTTGCTTACCGCCAAGGCAAGTGGAAACTCTTGCTCGCCAAAGGTTCCGGTGGCTGGAGCAGTCCCAACGAGCGGCAAGCCAAGGACCGGGCCGAAGCACAACTCTATGACATGGAATCCGATCTAGGTGAAGCAAACAATCTCTACGCGTCCGAACCCGAAGTCGTTGAACGGTTGCTGCAGCAACTGACAGCGGATGTCGAAAGAGGTCGCAGCACCGACGGGCCAGCGTCCGCCAATGACGTCGAGCAAATCAATCTTTGGAAATCTCGATGA
- a CDS encoding putative glycoside hydrolase, whose translation MSFGKIALMMGLLSSLLLTCSGDLNATEPVLDASAKPSAFPDFSWDRVPLNIHFGKRTVDVTDGEIEFLASHSRFIVLEKSHGARVHGSTEAGIADTARRIVARNPDAKVLFYLNAMINWPGYEAFDSYRPEWTLRNAAGETVKHNSGVSRPDPSNAEFREWWSDVVVQANRNAPLAGVFIDALPQAIAPAMAKQVGDVKARAVVEGLREMIAMTKRKLGPESIVLVNGLRATDYREILDWEGIDGVMVEHFDAFRSTSAEDIKADLDSIELAAEKGKFVVIKGWPGFNWLDREMMKRPHAELLELARQRITFPLACFLIGAQSGTHFCYSWGYTNTDGMLDSYSELERPLGPPKSAAQWNGMTATRDFEHASVSIDLSNQNAHIQWHVD comes from the coding sequence ATGAGTTTCGGAAAGATTGCGTTGATGATGGGGCTGTTAAGTTCTTTGTTGTTGACTTGCAGTGGCGACTTGAATGCGACTGAGCCTGTCCTTGATGCGTCAGCAAAACCGAGTGCGTTTCCGGATTTTAGTTGGGACCGCGTGCCGCTGAATATTCACTTTGGAAAGCGTACGGTGGACGTGACCGATGGCGAGATCGAGTTTCTTGCCAGTCACAGTCGGTTCATTGTGCTCGAGAAAAGCCACGGTGCGCGCGTCCATGGAAGTACCGAAGCAGGCATTGCCGACACGGCGCGGCGAATTGTGGCGCGCAATCCCGATGCAAAGGTGTTGTTCTATTTGAATGCGATGATCAACTGGCCAGGCTACGAGGCGTTTGATTCTTATCGGCCTGAGTGGACATTGCGAAACGCAGCGGGCGAAACCGTCAAACACAATTCAGGTGTTTCGCGGCCGGATCCATCCAACGCCGAGTTTCGCGAGTGGTGGTCGGACGTCGTCGTGCAAGCGAATCGAAACGCGCCGCTTGCCGGTGTATTCATCGACGCCCTTCCCCAGGCGATTGCACCCGCGATGGCAAAGCAGGTCGGTGACGTCAAAGCACGCGCCGTCGTCGAAGGGCTCCGCGAGATGATTGCGATGACAAAACGCAAGCTTGGCCCCGAGAGTATTGTCTTGGTCAACGGTTTGCGAGCGACGGACTATCGCGAAATCCTTGACTGGGAAGGCATCGACGGCGTCATGGTCGAGCACTTCGATGCATTTAGGTCAACGTCGGCCGAAGACATCAAAGCCGATCTTGATTCAATTGAGCTAGCCGCGGAAAAAGGAAAGTTTGTCGTCATCAAGGGATGGCCTGGATTCAACTGGCTTGATCGCGAGATGATGAAACGTCCTCACGCCGAATTGCTCGAACTAGCCCGGCAGCGAATAACGTTTCCGCTGGCTTGTTTTCTGATCGGTGCCCAGTCTGGTACGCACTTCTGTTACTCGTGGGGCTACACCAACACCGATGGAATGCTCGACTCCTATTCCGAATTGGAACGTCCGCTCGGGCCGCCAAAGTCGGCCGCGCAGTGGAACGGCATGACCGCCACTCGCGATTTCGAGCATGCGTCGGTGTCGATCGATCTGTCGAATCAAAATGCTCACATCCAGTGGCACGTAGACTGA